The following proteins are encoded in a genomic region of Burkholderia gladioli:
- a CDS encoding Lrp/AsnC family transcriptional regulator — protein sequence MATRERSPKLLDNQDRKILRALQSNARLSNAELAEQVGMSTTACWNRTRQLETDGYIDGYVALVNPRLLGYADIVILEVTLDRHEDDALARFGAELAALPEVLEAYLVSGEYDYWIKVAVDGTAGYERFLREKLYKISSIRHSRSMFALRCVKDVPSMQV from the coding sequence ATGGCCACCCGCGAACGCTCGCCCAAATTGCTCGACAACCAGGACCGCAAGATCCTGCGCGCGCTGCAGTCCAATGCGCGCCTGTCCAACGCCGAACTGGCCGAACAGGTCGGCATGTCGACCACGGCCTGCTGGAACCGCACGCGCCAGCTCGAGACCGACGGTTATATCGACGGCTACGTCGCGCTGGTGAATCCGCGCCTGCTCGGTTACGCCGACATCGTGATCCTCGAGGTCACCCTCGACCGCCACGAGGACGATGCGCTGGCACGCTTCGGCGCCGAGCTGGCCGCGCTGCCCGAGGTGCTGGAGGCCTACCTGGTGTCGGGCGAATACGATTACTGGATCAAGGTGGCGGTGGACGGCACGGCCGGCTACGAGCGCTTCCTGCGCGAGAAGCTCTACAAGATCTCCAGCATCCGCCATAGCCGCTCGATGTTCGCGCTGCGCTGCGTGAAGGACGTGCCGTCGATGCAGGTCTGA
- a CDS encoding putative glycolipid-binding domain-containing protein → MREVRWASLDSDGIEHLTLSRDGDGYLAESVIIGRHDDGRRYGLAYRLACDGHWRTTRATLSVMGGATQSLLRDREGRWQDGEGRPLPALEGCVDLDIAATPYTNTLPIRRLGLRRDERRAIEVAYVSVPDLAVSRATQAYVCIEPGRRYRYEGIDGRFTAGLSVDDDGLVLEYDTLFRRLPAA, encoded by the coding sequence ATGCGCGAAGTGCGCTGGGCGTCGCTCGACAGCGACGGTATCGAACACCTGACACTCTCGCGCGACGGCGACGGCTATCTGGCCGAGAGCGTGATCATCGGCCGCCACGACGACGGGCGGCGCTACGGGCTGGCCTACCGGCTCGCCTGCGACGGCCACTGGCGCACCACGCGGGCCACGCTGAGCGTGATGGGTGGCGCCACGCAGAGCCTGCTGCGCGATCGCGAGGGCCGCTGGCAGGACGGCGAGGGGCGCCCGCTGCCGGCGCTCGAAGGCTGCGTCGACCTCGATATCGCCGCCACCCCCTACACCAACACCTTGCCGATCCGCCGCCTCGGGCTGCGCCGCGACGAGCGGCGCGCGATCGAGGTGGCCTATGTCAGCGTGCCGGACCTGGCGGTGTCGCGCGCGACCCAGGCCTATGTCTGCATCGAGCCGGGCCGGCGCTATCGCTACGAAGGGATCGACGGCCGCTTCACGGCGGGCCTGAGCGTCGACGACGACGGTCTGGTGCTCGAATACGACACCTTGTTCAGGCGCTTGCCCGCGGCTTGA
- a CDS encoding metal-dependent hydrolase, which translates to MMPVRRDIRFAMPPDRACDWHVKGVPVTHFMNALSLLFPAGERFFMDSVRHYRDQIHDPELKKQVIGFIGQEAMHTREHIEYNDLLQAAGLPAHKLDRRLWFILGLFKKYLPPSMQLAITIALEHYTAMLANLLLEGHKERIDGSVDGYTQMWMWHAMEETEHKSVSYDVWLRVIKPGLGRYLLRTGTMLMTTAIFWAIVFDYHLRLMFAHRRHHGRFSGMWTLVKYLYAPRGGVFPGIAREWFGFFRPNFHPWDYDNRRYLGELDSLLAKIDETNARYAAEAAPRRVPLHAAAPAAAH; encoded by the coding sequence ATGATGCCCGTCCGCCGTGACATCCGTTTCGCCATGCCCCCCGACCGCGCGTGCGACTGGCACGTGAAGGGGGTGCCCGTCACCCACTTCATGAACGCGCTGTCGCTGCTGTTCCCGGCCGGCGAGCGTTTCTTCATGGACTCGGTGCGCCACTACCGCGACCAGATCCACGATCCCGAACTCAAGAAGCAGGTGATCGGCTTCATCGGCCAGGAGGCGATGCACACGCGCGAGCACATCGAGTACAACGACCTGCTGCAGGCCGCCGGCCTGCCCGCGCACAAGCTCGACCGCCGTCTGTGGTTCATTCTCGGCCTGTTCAAGAAGTACCTGCCGCCCTCGATGCAGCTGGCCATCACGATCGCGCTGGAGCACTACACGGCGATGCTCGCCAACCTGCTGCTGGAAGGCCACAAGGAGCGCATCGACGGCTCGGTCGACGGCTACACGCAGATGTGGATGTGGCACGCGATGGAGGAGACCGAGCACAAGTCGGTGTCCTACGACGTGTGGCTGCGCGTGATCAAGCCGGGCCTGGGCCGCTACCTGCTGCGCACCGGCACCATGCTGATGACCACCGCGATCTTTTGGGCCATCGTGTTCGATTACCACCTGCGCCTGATGTTCGCGCACCGCCGCCATCACGGCCGCTTCTCCGGCATGTGGACGCTGGTGAAGTACCTGTACGCGCCGCGCGGCGGCGTGTTCCCCGGCATCGCGCGCGAGTGGTTCGGCTTCTTCCGCCCGAACTTCCATCCCTGGGACTACGACAACCGCCGCTACCTGGGCGAACTCGACAGCCTGCTCGCGAAGATCGACGAGACCAATGCGCGCTACGCCGCCGAGGCCGCGCCGCGGCGCGTGCCGCTGCATGCGGCCGCGCCGGCCGCCGCGCACTGA
- a CDS encoding alpha/beta fold hydrolase, which produces MASARETLTVDSDGVRLAVHLSGPREAPPLILVHGYPDSSRVWDRVRETLEKRYRVIAYDVRGAGESDAPKATAAYRMAQLERDLSAVARAACGTRPFHLVGHDWGSIQSWEAVTDPAMRGRILSYTSISGPCLDHVFRARLKLRQSLKSWYIAFFHLPVLPPLFWRLGGAALWPLWLRRTERIRAEADPHQLRNGVNGIRLYRANFIARARQPRERYAQAPVQILVPRRDRYVTPALTENLERWLGPHRREIIDASHWTVLRDAALIAQRIDSFAASHEPAFASPAAAATAAAATARAGQPGANDADLAMRPSAAEAVPGAPLKPRASA; this is translated from the coding sequence ATGGCGAGCGCGCGCGAGACGCTGACGGTCGATTCGGACGGCGTGCGGCTCGCCGTCCACCTGAGCGGGCCGCGCGAGGCGCCGCCGCTGATCCTGGTGCATGGTTATCCGGATTCCTCACGAGTCTGGGATCGCGTGCGCGAGACGCTGGAGAAGCGTTATCGCGTGATCGCCTACGACGTGCGCGGCGCGGGCGAATCCGACGCGCCCAAGGCCACCGCCGCCTATCGCATGGCGCAGCTCGAACGCGACCTGTCGGCGGTCGCGCGGGCGGCCTGCGGCACGCGGCCGTTCCACCTGGTCGGGCACGACTGGGGCTCGATCCAGAGCTGGGAAGCCGTCACCGATCCGGCCATGCGCGGCCGGATCCTCTCCTATACCTCGATCTCGGGGCCCTGCCTGGACCATGTGTTCCGCGCGCGGCTCAAGCTGCGGCAGTCGCTGAAGTCCTGGTACATCGCCTTCTTCCACCTGCCGGTGCTGCCGCCGCTGTTCTGGCGGCTCGGCGGCGCCGCGCTCTGGCCGCTGTGGTTGCGCCGCACCGAGCGGATCCGCGCCGAGGCCGATCCGCATCAACTGCGCAACGGCGTGAACGGCATCCGCCTGTATCGCGCCAACTTCATCGCTCGGGCACGCCAGCCGCGCGAGCGTTACGCGCAGGCGCCGGTGCAGATCCTGGTGCCGCGCCGCGATCGCTACGTGACGCCGGCCCTGACCGAGAACCTCGAACGCTGGCTCGGGCCGCATCGGCGCGAGATCATCGACGCCTCGCACTGGACGGTGCTGCGCGACGCGGCGCTGATCGCGCAGCGCATCGACAGCTTCGCGGCCAGCCACGAGCCGGCCTTCGCGTCGCCGGCGGCGGCCGCGACAGCGGCGGCGGCCACGGCACGCGCGGGACAGCCCGGCGCCAACGATGCCGATCTCGCCATGCGCCCGAGCGCAGCCGAGGCCGTCCCGGGCGCGCCGCTCAAGCCGCGGGCAAGCGCCTGA
- a CDS encoding urea transporter, which produces MPARSHLVPLALPIELRTLLRGLGQVLLQPHAGTGAGVLAGLLLADPALGCAALAGTAAANIAALLTGGAKVGSSVLGSGSRQVGMTDAVPTATQSTHAAPRAADGSGGSARQTDLADMALGLHGYSGALAALAAVALIPDRSQAFAIALIAAMLAGALYRPIAHGLARRGGGAYSLPAVIATACWLPWFMPLAVSHAGAWPGAPAVLSGAALAAFAQAAFASGTLPGLFLLAGLALASPRAAGLGLLGALLGSVLLLAAGGTDTRSAGACAAGLLGYNGALAAIALAARGPRIALAGALGASLLHLLALRLGLPPFSAPFAIAANLLRIASRESVAPSSPAAPAAPRAPAPPLTTATHHELRPPR; this is translated from the coding sequence ATGCCCGCCCGCTCCCACCTCGTTCCGCTCGCGCTGCCGATCGAACTGCGTACGCTGCTGCGCGGCCTCGGCCAGGTGCTGCTGCAGCCGCATGCGGGCACCGGCGCCGGCGTGCTGGCCGGGCTGCTGCTGGCCGATCCCGCGCTCGGCTGCGCGGCGCTGGCCGGCACGGCCGCCGCGAATATCGCGGCGCTGTTGACGGGCGGCGCCAAGGTGGGATCGAGCGTGCTCGGGAGCGGCTCGCGGCAGGTCGGGATGACCGATGCGGTGCCGACGGCGACGCAGTCGACGCATGCCGCCCCACGCGCCGCCGATGGTTCCGGCGGCAGCGCGCGGCAAACCGATCTCGCCGACATGGCGCTCGGCCTGCACGGCTACAGCGGCGCGCTCGCGGCGCTGGCGGCCGTCGCGCTGATTCCCGATCGCTCGCAGGCCTTCGCGATCGCCTTGATCGCGGCGATGCTGGCCGGCGCGCTGTACCGCCCCATCGCGCATGGCCTCGCGCGCCGCGGCGGCGGCGCCTATTCCCTGCCGGCCGTCATCGCGACGGCATGCTGGCTGCCGTGGTTCATGCCGCTCGCCGTCAGTCATGCCGGCGCGTGGCCGGGCGCGCCGGCGGTCCTGTCGGGCGCCGCGCTCGCCGCGTTCGCCCAGGCCGCGTTCGCCTCGGGCACGCTGCCGGGCCTGTTCCTGCTGGCCGGCCTCGCGCTGGCCTCGCCGCGCGCGGCCGGGCTCGGCCTGCTCGGCGCCCTGCTCGGCTCGGTCCTGCTGCTCGCGGCCGGCGGCACGGACACGCGCTCGGCCGGCGCCTGCGCGGCCGGCTTGCTCGGCTACAACGGCGCGCTGGCGGCCATCGCGCTGGCCGCCCGAGGGCCACGTATCGCGCTGGCCGGCGCCCTGGGCGCATCGCTGCTGCACCTGCTCGCGCTGCGTCTCGGGCTGCCGCCGTTCAGCGCGCCGTTCGCGATCGCCGCCAATCTCCTGCGCATCGCGTCGCGCGAGAGCGTCGCGCCATCTTCACCCGCCGCGCCAGCCGCGCCCCGCGCGCCGGCACCGCCCCTCACCACCGCCACCCACCATGAGCTTCGTCCACCACGCTGA
- a CDS encoding 4-oxalocrotonate tautomerase codes for MPTFHVDLFEGRSAEQKRRFIEAITRVTCETLDCPPSAVDIILHEVKKENWATGGKLWSDADAG; via the coding sequence ATGCCCACCTTTCACGTCGATCTGTTCGAAGGCCGCAGCGCCGAGCAGAAACGCCGCTTCATCGAGGCCATCACGCGCGTGACCTGCGAGACGCTCGACTGCCCGCCCTCGGCGGTCGACATCATCCTGCACGAGGTGAAGAAGGAGAACTGGGCCACCGGCGGCAAGCTGTGGTCCGACGCGGACGCCGGCTGA
- a CDS encoding YqaE/Pmp3 family membrane protein codes for MRLLLAILIPWFQFFTIGRPFAGIICLLLQITLIGWIPAAIWSVYALSQYKTDRKIEQALGKRG; via the coding sequence ATGCGTCTGCTGCTTGCCATCCTGATTCCGTGGTTCCAGTTCTTCACGATCGGCCGCCCGTTCGCGGGCATCATATGCCTGCTGCTGCAGATCACGCTGATCGGCTGGATTCCGGCCGCGATCTGGTCCGTCTATGCCCTGAGCCAATACAAGACCGATCGCAAGATCGAGCAGGCGCTCGGCAAACGCGGCTGA
- a CDS encoding LysE family translocator — protein MSFQLYLSFLAAALVLVYAPGPVNLLTMSHALRAGWRRALPCVWGGTVAVLLQLVLTALCLNSLLHVDERALGVLRWVGAAYLVWLGYRQWRGGAIVAPAEGEAPGTGEAEAETASSRRGLFWRGLATSGFNPKTLLFFPSFFPQFISSEASWSVNQQYLVLAATFALLFALGVASMALFSQRLSRLLQRPTRVRALNRLMGGLLAGMGAMMAGWG, from the coding sequence ATGTCGTTCCAGCTCTACCTGTCCTTCCTCGCCGCCGCGCTCGTGCTCGTTTATGCCCCCGGTCCCGTCAACCTGCTCACCATGAGCCATGCGCTGCGCGCCGGCTGGCGGCGCGCGCTGCCCTGCGTCTGGGGCGGCACCGTGGCGGTGCTGCTGCAACTGGTGCTGACGGCGTTGTGCCTCAATTCGCTGCTGCACGTCGACGAACGCGCGCTGGGCGTGCTGCGCTGGGTCGGCGCGGCCTACCTGGTCTGGCTCGGCTACCGGCAGTGGCGCGGCGGCGCGATCGTCGCGCCGGCCGAGGGCGAGGCGCCTGGCACGGGCGAGGCCGAAGCCGAGACGGCTTCCTCGCGGCGCGGCCTGTTCTGGCGCGGCCTCGCCACCTCGGGCTTCAATCCGAAGACGCTGCTGTTCTTCCCGTCCTTCTTCCCGCAGTTCATCAGCAGCGAGGCGAGCTGGAGCGTGAATCAGCAGTACCTGGTGCTGGCCGCCACGTTCGCGCTGCTGTTCGCGCTCGGGGTGGCCTCGATGGCGCTGTTCTCGCAGCGCCTGAGCCGCCTGCTGCAACGCCCGACGCGCGTGCGCGCGCTCAATCGCCTGATGGGCGGCCTGCTGGCGGGGATGGGGGCGATGATGGCCGGCTGGGGTTGA
- a CDS encoding class II aldolase/adducin family protein, with the protein MSFVHHADTRAAAGPISAAEQRVRLDLAAAYRLVALDGHDDLIYTHLSVAVPGEPGHFLINPFGLAFEEVRASSLVKIDLAGRRIGDGPHQVNATGFALHAAVHAARADAVCVIHLHAKAGIAVSMQPQGLLPASQHALRFHDDLACHDYEALAFTPAEGARLVERLGDKSAMLLRNHGTLTVGRTVAEAWVRTATLLKACEIQLAAQAGGLAPVLPAPEVIARAAEQLRDGGALEGELEWPAMLRRLDRHERHARPGEASYRD; encoded by the coding sequence ATGAGCTTCGTCCACCACGCTGACACCCGCGCCGCCGCCGGCCCGATCTCCGCGGCCGAGCAGCGCGTCCGCCTCGACCTCGCTGCCGCCTATCGCCTGGTCGCGCTCGACGGCCACGACGACCTGATCTACACGCATCTGTCGGTGGCCGTGCCCGGCGAGCCCGGACATTTCCTGATCAATCCCTTCGGGCTCGCCTTCGAGGAGGTGCGTGCCTCGAGCCTGGTCAAGATCGACCTGGCCGGCAGGCGCATCGGCGATGGCCCGCACCAGGTCAACGCCACCGGCTTCGCGCTGCATGCGGCCGTGCACGCGGCGCGCGCCGATGCGGTCTGCGTGATCCACCTGCATGCCAAGGCCGGCATCGCCGTCTCGATGCAGCCGCAGGGCTTGCTGCCGGCCTCGCAGCACGCGCTGCGCTTTCACGACGACCTGGCCTGCCACGACTACGAGGCGCTGGCCTTCACGCCGGCCGAAGGCGCGCGCCTGGTCGAGCGGCTCGGCGACAAGTCGGCTATGCTGCTGCGCAATCACGGCACGCTGACGGTCGGCCGCACCGTGGCCGAAGCCTGGGTGCGCACCGCCACGCTGCTGAAGGCCTGCGAGATCCAGCTGGCCGCCCAGGCCGGCGGCCTCGCGCCGGTGCTGCCCGCGCCCGAGGTGATCGCGCGCGCGGCCGAACAACTGCGCGACGGCGGCGCGCTCGAGGGCGAGCTGGAATGGCCGGCCATGCTGCGCCGTCTCGATCGCCACGAACGTCATGCGCGTCCCGGCGAGGCGTCGTATCGCGATTGA
- a CDS encoding LysR family transcriptional regulator has product MDRLQAMQVFTRVVDANSFTRAAETLAMPRASVTTIIQNLEALLGVRLLHRTTRRLSLTPEGAGYYEHCIRILTEISEADASFQVGNRKPHGALRVHMPSLLGRRVVLPALPEFHERYPDIELQFGMSDRPVDLVRDGFDCEIRVGPLEDSSMVARRVGVMNRVSCASPAYLEKFGEPRSIEELEKHRAVNFAYALGRPMPWIFLIDGKLQEIRMNSIVTVNDSDAYVTCALEGFGLIQPTLFSVIPHLMDGSLVEILQGVYPKPKPISIVYPHNRHLSMTVRVFADWIAELFASVPALENDPAKRVMPGVKKERKAVEA; this is encoded by the coding sequence ATGGACCGATTACAGGCGATGCAGGTTTTTACGCGCGTGGTCGATGCGAATAGCTTCACGCGCGCCGCCGAGACGCTGGCCATGCCGCGGGCCTCGGTGACGACGATCATCCAGAACCTCGAAGCCTTGCTCGGCGTGCGCCTGCTGCACCGGACCACGCGCCGGCTCTCGCTGACGCCCGAGGGCGCCGGTTACTACGAGCATTGCATCCGGATCCTGACGGAGATCTCGGAGGCCGACGCGAGCTTCCAGGTCGGCAACCGCAAGCCGCACGGCGCGCTGCGCGTGCACATGCCGTCGCTGCTGGGGCGGCGCGTGGTGCTGCCGGCGCTGCCGGAATTCCACGAGCGTTATCCCGACATCGAGCTGCAGTTCGGCATGTCGGACCGGCCCGTCGACCTGGTGCGCGACGGTTTCGATTGCGAGATCCGGGTGGGGCCGCTGGAGGATTCGTCGATGGTGGCGCGGCGCGTGGGGGTGATGAACCGCGTGAGCTGCGCCTCGCCCGCCTACCTGGAGAAGTTCGGCGAGCCGCGCAGCATCGAGGAACTCGAGAAGCACCGCGCGGTGAACTTCGCTTACGCGCTGGGCCGGCCGATGCCGTGGATCTTCCTGATCGACGGCAAGCTGCAGGAGATCCGCATGAACTCGATCGTCACGGTCAACGATTCCGATGCCTACGTGACCTGCGCGCTCGAGGGTTTCGGGCTGATCCAGCCGACCCTGTTCTCGGTGATCCCGCACCTGATGGACGGCTCGCTGGTGGAGATCCTGCAGGGCGTCTATCCGAAGCCCAAGCCGATCTCGATCGTCTATCCGCACAACCGCCATCTGTCGATGACGGTGCGCGTGTTCGCCGACTGGATCGCCGAGCTGTTCGCCTCGGTGCCGGCGCTCGAGAACGATCCGGCCAAGCGCGTGATGCCGGGCGTGAAGAAGGAGCGCAAGGCGGTGGAGGCTTGA
- a CDS encoding flavin-containing monooxygenase has protein sequence MNARTLPDGDGASEAVDIAIIGTGFAGLGMAIRLRQKGRGDFAVFEKAPSVGGTWRDNHYPGCACDVQSHVYSFSFAPNPRWTRMFAPQPEIRAYLESCVERFGIAPYLRFDHELASAEYDEVAHRWQLRFANGRRVSARVLVSGMGGLSRAALPQIEGLDSFAGHAFHSQHWDHDYRLEGKRVAVIGTGASAIQFVPQIAPKVARLSLFQRTPPWIMPKPDRQLGRFEQWLFRALPFTQKLARTSRYWMLESRVLGFAIHPALMKNVQKLAERHIRKQIADPALRATVTPNYTLGCKRVLISNDYYPALTRANVDVLTTGIARIEPDAVVTTDGRRHEVDCLIYGTGFQVADPFPRGVIRGRGGVDIVDTWRDGAHAYLGTTLPGYPNFFMIVGPNTGLGHNSMVFMIESQIEYILGALDAMDQERADAIEVRPLVEAEYNTRLQQRLKRAIWSTGGCKSWYLDPRTGKNTTLWPGFTWRFRQATAQFSIADYHAYAAARRETHAEAGSAVAGAPATDAPARRAQAV, from the coding sequence ATGAATGCGCGTACCCTGCCCGATGGCGACGGCGCCAGCGAAGCCGTCGACATCGCGATCATCGGCACCGGCTTTGCCGGCCTCGGCATGGCGATCCGGCTGCGCCAGAAGGGGCGCGGCGACTTCGCGGTGTTCGAGAAGGCCCCGAGCGTGGGCGGCACCTGGCGCGATAACCATTACCCCGGCTGCGCCTGCGACGTGCAATCCCATGTCTACTCGTTCTCGTTCGCGCCGAACCCGCGCTGGACGCGCATGTTCGCGCCGCAACCGGAAATCCGCGCCTACCTGGAAAGCTGCGTCGAGCGCTTCGGCATCGCGCCCTACCTGCGCTTCGACCACGAGCTGGCCAGCGCCGAATACGACGAGGTCGCGCACCGCTGGCAACTGCGCTTCGCCAACGGCCGCCGCGTCTCGGCGCGCGTGCTGGTATCGGGCATGGGCGGCCTGTCGCGGGCCGCGCTGCCGCAGATCGAAGGGCTCGACAGCTTCGCCGGCCACGCCTTCCACTCGCAGCACTGGGACCACGACTATCGCCTGGAAGGCAAGCGCGTGGCGGTGATCGGCACCGGCGCCAGCGCCATCCAGTTCGTGCCGCAGATCGCGCCGAAGGTCGCGCGACTCTCGCTGTTCCAGCGCACCCCGCCGTGGATCATGCCCAAGCCGGACCGCCAGCTCGGCCGCTTCGAGCAATGGCTGTTCCGCGCCCTGCCGTTCACGCAGAAGCTGGCGCGCACCAGCCGCTACTGGATGCTGGAATCGCGCGTGCTGGGCTTCGCGATCCATCCCGCGCTGATGAAGAACGTGCAGAAGCTGGCCGAGCGCCATATCCGCAAGCAGATCGCCGACCCGGCGCTGCGCGCCACCGTCACGCCGAACTACACGCTCGGCTGCAAGCGCGTGCTGATCTCGAACGACTACTACCCGGCGCTCACGCGCGCCAACGTCGACGTGCTCACCACCGGCATCGCGCGCATCGAGCCCGACGCGGTGGTCACCACCGACGGCCGCCGCCACGAGGTGGACTGCCTGATCTACGGCACCGGCTTCCAGGTGGCCGACCCGTTCCCGCGCGGCGTGATCCGCGGGCGCGGCGGCGTCGACATCGTCGATACCTGGCGCGACGGCGCGCATGCCTACCTCGGCACCACCCTGCCCGGCTACCCGAACTTCTTCATGATCGTCGGCCCGAACACCGGGCTCGGCCACAACTCGATGGTGTTCATGATCGAGTCGCAGATCGAATACATCCTCGGCGCGCTCGACGCGATGGACCAGGAGCGCGCCGACGCGATCGAGGTGCGCCCGCTGGTGGAGGCCGAATACAACACGCGGCTGCAGCAGCGCCTGAAACGCGCGATCTGGTCGACCGGCGGCTGCAAGAGCTGGTACCTGGACCCGCGCACCGGCAAGAACACCACGCTGTGGCCGGGCTTCACCTGGCGCTTCCGGCAGGCCACCGCGCAGTTCTCGATCGCCGACTACCACGCCTACGCGGCCGCGCGCCGCGAGACACACGCCGAGGCCGGCAGCGCCGTGGCCGGCGCCCCCGCCACCGACGCGCCGGCGCGCCGCGCGCAAGCCGTCTGA
- a CDS encoding SDR family NAD(P)-dependent oxidoreductase: protein MKSFHDKVAAITGAGSGMGRSLALQLAQDGCHVALADKNGVGLAETERIVRALAPSVRVTTCLLDVADRAAVHRWADDTARQFGRVNLVFNNAGVALSSTIEGMDYADLEWIMNINFWGVVHGTKAFLPHLKAAGDGHVINTSSIFGIFAQPGMSAYNATKYAVRGFTESLRQELDMMKCGVSATCVHPGGIKTNIAQSSRISQNMLGFMVDSEQQGKDDFEKFFITTPEEAARVILHGVRRNKRRVLIGRDARGADWLARTLPAAYQALVVLATKRERAKARRRAARGGKLAPAHSSYNNAGNQGEPS, encoded by the coding sequence ATGAAATCCTTCCACGACAAGGTTGCGGCGATCACCGGCGCCGGCTCCGGCATGGGCCGCTCGCTGGCGCTGCAGCTCGCCCAGGACGGCTGCCACGTGGCGCTGGCCGACAAGAACGGCGTCGGCCTGGCCGAGACCGAGCGCATCGTGCGGGCGCTGGCGCCCTCGGTGCGCGTCACCACCTGCCTGCTCGACGTGGCCGACCGCGCCGCCGTGCATCGCTGGGCCGACGACACCGCGCGCCAGTTCGGCCGCGTCAACCTGGTCTTCAACAACGCCGGCGTGGCGCTGTCGAGCACCATCGAGGGCATGGACTACGCCGACCTCGAATGGATCATGAACATCAACTTCTGGGGCGTGGTGCACGGCACCAAGGCCTTCCTGCCGCACCTGAAGGCCGCGGGCGACGGGCACGTGATCAACACCTCGAGCATCTTCGGCATCTTCGCGCAGCCGGGCATGAGCGCCTACAACGCCACCAAGTACGCGGTGCGCGGCTTCACCGAATCGCTGCGCCAGGAACTCGACATGATGAAGTGCGGCGTGTCGGCCACCTGCGTGCACCCGGGCGGCATCAAGACCAACATCGCGCAGTCGAGCCGGATCTCGCAGAACATGCTCGGCTTCATGGTCGACAGCGAGCAGCAGGGCAAGGACGACTTCGAGAAGTTCTTCATCACGACGCCGGAGGAAGCCGCGCGCGTGATCCTGCACGGCGTGCGCAGAAACAAGCGCCGCGTGCTGATCGGGCGCGATGCGCGCGGCGCCGACTGGCTCGCGCGCACCCTGCCCGCCGCCTACCAGGCGCTGGTCGTGCTCGCGACCAAGCGCGAACGGGCCAAGGCGCGCCGCCGCGCCGCGCGCGGCGGCAAGCTCGCGCCGGCCCACTCCAGCTACAACAACGCAGGTAATCAGGGAGAACCGTCATGA